The Montipora capricornis isolate CH-2021 chromosome 6, ASM3666992v2, whole genome shotgun sequence genome has a window encoding:
- the LOC138054318 gene encoding uncharacterized protein: MRAGYKLAKDIKPINHLLFMADIKLYGASTDQLDSLVQVVRIFSQDIKTSFGVDKCSVLEMRRGRQVGSSRIELSDDQYIGEIGEEIYKYLGILQLDQTLNTKMKGKITLEYFRRVKKLCRSKHNGGNLIDERAQSGCFKLR, encoded by the coding sequence atgagAGCTGGATACAAACTGGCAAAGGACATCAAGCCCATTAACCATCTACTATTCATGGCTGATATCAAGTTGTACGGAGCTAGCACAGATCAACTAGACTCACTTGTTCAAGTAGTAAGAATCTTCTCGCAAGACATTAAGACGTCGTTTGGGGTAGACAAGTGTTCTGTCCTGGAAATGAGAAGGGGAAGACAAGTTGGCAGTAGCCGAATAGAACTATCCGACGACCAGTATATCGGGGAAATAGGGGAAGAAATCTACAAATACCTTGGCATCTTACAGTTGGACCAGACTCTCAACACCAAGATGAAAGGCAAGATAACATTGGAGTATTTCAGAAGAGTCAAGAAGTTGTGTAGATCAAAACACAATGGAGGAAATTTGATCGATGAGAGAGCACAGAGTGGATGCTTCAAGCTGCGTTGA